One Cucurbita pepo subsp. pepo cultivar mu-cu-16 chromosome LG20, ASM280686v2, whole genome shotgun sequence genomic window carries:
- the LOC111783364 gene encoding 60S acidic ribosomal protein P0-like: MVVKPTRAQKKTQYDKKLCRLLEEYSHVLIVGADNVGSNQLQSIRKGLRGDSIILMGKNTMMKRSIRIHSEKTGNSAVMNLLPQLVGNVGLIFTKGDLKEVKEEVAKYKVGAPARVGLIAPIDVIVPPGNTGLDPSQTSFFQVLNIPTKINKGTVEIITPVELIKKGDKVGSSEAALLSKLGIRPFSYGLIVVSVYDNGSVFDPEVLDLTEEDLLEKFLSGVSMVASLSLAVSFPTLAAAPHMLINAYKNLLAVAVATEYSFPQADEVKEFLKDPSKFAAAAAPAAGDESGGASAAAAPAEEEKAAEPEEESDGDMIMGLFD; the protein is encoded by the exons ATGGTTGTCAAGCCCACCAGAGCTCAAAAGAAGACGCAGTACGACAAGAAACTCTGCCGCCTCCTGGAAGAGTACTCACATGTCCTCATCGTCGGCGCCGACAATGTTGGCTCCAATCAGCTTCAGAGTATTCGCAAGGGTCTTCGAGGCGATTCCATTATTCTCATGGGTAAGAACACTATGATGAAACGCTCCATCAGAATCCATTCTGAAAAGACTGGTAATTCCGCCGTCATGAACCTCCTCCCCCAACTTGTG GGAAACGTGGGTTTGATCTTCACTAAAGGCGATTTGAAGGAAGTGAAGGAAGAGGTCGCTAAGTACAAG GTGGGAGCCCCAGCCCGTGTTGGCCTTATTGCACCGATTGACGTGATTGTTCCTCCAGGAAACACTGGACTCGATCCTTCCCAGACATCTTTCTTTCAG GTGCTGAACATCCCAACAAAGATTAACAAAGGCACAGTGGAAATTATCACTCCTGTGGAGCTAATCAAAAAAGGAGACAAAGTCGGTTCATCCGAGGCTGCGCTCCTCTCTAAGCTTGGGATTAGACCCTTCTCTTACGGTCTAATTGTTGTCTCTGTCTATGACAATGGCTCTGTTTTCGACCCAGAGGTGCTTGATCTTACAGAGGAAGATCTTCTTGAGAAATTCCTTTCTGGGGTTTCCATGGTTGCCTCTTTGTCTCTCGCTGTGTCTTTCCCAACTCTTGCAGCTGCTCCCCACATGCTCATCAATGCATATAAGAATCTTCTCGCTGTTGCTGTCGCCACTGAATATTCATTCCCCCAGGCTGATGAAGTCAAAGAATTCTTGAAG GATCCAAGCAAGTTTGCAGCTGCAGCAGCTCCTGCTGCAGGCGACGAGTCTGGAGGCGCTTCAGCAGCTGCTGCCCCCGCTGAGGAAGAAAAGGCGGCAGAACCAGAGGAGGAGTCCGACGGGGATATGATCATGGGCCTGTTTGATTGA